The Culex quinquefasciatus strain JHB chromosome 2, VPISU_Cqui_1.0_pri_paternal, whole genome shotgun sequence genome contains the following window.
CCACAGCAGCTGCGGGTTCGGGTGGGTTCGGCGCGGCATGCCCTTGGGGGTGCCGTGATTCCGGTCAAACGGATTGTTCAACATCCGTTGTATGACAGCGTTAGCATTGATTACGACTACTCGTTGTTGGAACTGCAGAGGGCGATCTGGCTTGGCAGGAACGCCGCGGTCGTGCCGTTGCCCGTGCAGGGTGAGTCCGTTCCGGATGGGACTCTTTCGCTGGTTACCGGATGGGGTAACACTCAGGTAAGTGGACGATGATTCGTAATCAGTGATGAAGTTCTAACGATTCTTCAACTTGTTCAAAGAGTACCTCCGAGTCCCAAGTGCTCCTGCGAGCGGCATACGTCCCGACCTTCAACCAGAACGGCTGCAACTCCGCTTATTCCGTGTACGGAGGCGTCACCGATCGTATGATCTGCGCCGGATTCGCGGCTGGCGGTCGAGACGCCTGCCAGGGTGATTCCGGCGGTCCGTTGGTCGCCAACGGTAAGCTCATCGGAGTCGTATCGTGGGGCATCGGTTGTGCCCAGGCCAACTATCCCGGCGTGTACGCACGGGTCGCCGCCGTACGTGACTGGATTCGGACCAACAGTGGAGTCTAAGGGGAATCAATTAAAGAAACCACACTCGCACACACGAAGCATGAACTAATCGCCAATAAAACATCCATAAATCACTGCTACTGTTAAAtataatgttttcaatttagTAACACATTAAGGGAGACTGCCTCTAAGGTTTAGATTCGTGACACGCAAGTCAAACCTGGGTGAAATAAACACGCGTGATGATCAAGTTCCAGTAATTACCGAAGCAAGCAGTCTGGGCGGTTCTCAAAAGGCAGTCTCTTTTCAATGAGGTCCCAATCCACTTGATCTGGAAGTTCACTGTAGTAGTACCACATCGAAAAAGTACATATCCAAAGCGCTTGTGAATGGTTCGCATGGTGCACGTTTTAAATTTATGGCAGAAGTTCGTGCAACGGGTAGGGTCCTAACTCACGTTGGCACCCGGGTGGACGACCTTGTGGCAAGAGGGGATGAAAAGAAAATTATGGTTGTTGTGCACTAATTTCTTACATTAACACTGTGAATGAATCGCACTGTAGTCAATTAGAGTGGATTTTGTAGAAGTTTACGACTTGGAATGGAGAGGATGATGGAAATAATTGGCATTTTTTCTCATAATAAATTTGCAAATGATGCTCAtaaagatgcaaaatggcagTCTTTGGAACTGCGAGAGAAAAGTTAGACCTGCATTGAATATTGATCGCTAATATGATCAAATTTATTGCTTAAACTGCTGCTCAGGTTAGCCCGATGTGACgatagtaggggaaattctccgatgtttggcaggttaagcactcgatcctaactccatccaatatgctgattttcactatttaaacaactaattttgcaaaacttttgataaaaacttgctTGCTATCTTCTTATTGacctatttatcactcgatttcagttgaatgtcaaagttcggacctaccaacattagaggcacgctggaattaggtgCTGTTACCCTAGATGAGCAAAAAACAGacaattcaaataatttgaaacttAGGCAATTTAAATACTGATATGAATTTActtgaacagaaaaaaaacttctctaAACAGTTCTCTGCGATTTCGGACAACGATTTTgtggttttatcccttatccccgaatcccactttcccgaatcccatatccccgaaaatcatttccccgaaaattccacatccccgaaaatcatttccccgaaaattccacatccccgaaaatcatttccccgaaagtgccacttccccgaaaataattttcccgaaaattccacatccccgaaaattccatatccccgaatgtcatttacctgaatggccattttaccgaactgtcgttttcTCTAATTTACATAAACCCGAATGTTTACTTCtccgaaaaatcaattttcctgaaTGATAACCtagatataaactaaattgttatttagggattttttttaataaaagtatgaccttaatattaaattctctagaaggccattcataaaccacgcggacacttcAAGAGTGCGGCGTATTGAGATTatccacgttccataaaaaaaagttttattttttgtagcggcaattttcagcaaaagacaattttccaaaacggtatctacgtggtaaggattgaacagcaacgatagctttatgcgacgactcgatgcgcaggattcagtttgttctagattttgtttaactgaactgattcgtctttatcaattttggctggatgaaggctttgaacattttttttttttaatttttattacgtCCAATTCAAGTTCTGCAACCAACCCTttttaatcaaatctaaatagttgattattgtattacaaaatgcattattttaatatttcatcaccaccattttagatttaaaataactaaatcactttaaagtagtttaggggctaTACTTGAGCTcgacagcaaaacaaaaaagacgactaaaaaaatgtttattattcAATTATCAGAAGTGAACTTTtgacaaggccttcggataatcgagtctggactgattTTAAACTAAATGCATTTTTGCGATATGATCAATGTATCAAATTGACGTTGTTGTGTTAtcttgtcgtttgtcgctttttgacgttccgaaaaaacgcgttttaatgtctGGCCTTGAATAAAAGaccgcgcgcgcggttctgggcaacggccatacgcgcctgaccgggttcggggaagtggcgttcgggaaaatggccgttcggggatatggtcattcgggaaaatgattttcagggatgtggaaaattaggggaagtggccattcggaaaaatggtttttaggggaaatcgccattcggggatgtggccgttcggggaaatgattttcgggtaaatgacatttcgggaaagtgtctttttggagatgtggcattcggggaaatgtctcttcgggaatgtgggtttcggggaaatgtcatagattccgaTTGTGTTTTTAATCCggatgttgttgtttattttattaacgtgactttaacctagAGAAGTCATTCGTCACTTTTAATCAGGATGAAACGTTTACATTTTCTATGTCCAATTATTGCATCATGAATCTGCAACAAAAGTTCATCCATACGAGTATTTATGCAATTTAcacagctggccatacaaaaaatgctattcaaatattcgaaaatctttatcttaagaacggaatttttttattgatttcggcaaagttgtaggtattactTGGGAATTCATAGAAAAAAGTTATACCCTTaaaaaattacccattttttcGACTGCACTCAAATCAATTTGTGTTTTGAGCAGTGGCacagtttggttgaatttcatttggcagtgttgccagtcttACAAAAGAAAAGGATTTTCGAATAGTGAGGAGAAAGCcgattttttactttatttatagATGTCAAATATGCAATAGAAtagtacacattttttatattgtgCAACGTATTCGGGTTATAGCCACATTGAATAGTTATTTGATAAATTCATGACTCTTTTACCTGCAGAAGACATacccaaaaatactttttatagattacaaaatattgtaaaaaaatatttacaaacagaaaaaatatgttttagatgattccaaaattttgaaaatattttttttttcgaaaagattagaaaatttcacaaatgattCATTTTTTAGGGTCAATACGCACCTCCCGAGAAAAGAGGTCTAGAaatggctttacgaacagcagaacaaaggagagggataacaatcttggggcttttctttacCCTctctttcgctgccgctgctgcccatttgaaattgtcCTTTACCGGTTCCTTAccaagtgcgtataccgctttagaATTGAAAATAAGACCATAAGTTTATTGGtactagaaaataaaaagctgtTTGGATGAGGCTTGAAAAAACTTCAActtcttgtttatttttcttttattcactGTATTccaacaaccagaggtctaatctcaatgtctcttagtcaattttattggacattttctcattttcgaaaaaaaattggctgTTTCTTGAAAACGttgctttttatcaaaaaatctcttaaggacttttcgattgcaaacttgatttaacattaaatactgaagtaaaaaaaaatcgagtaaaaggtttttttttcgaaaaaaaaaatcaaagaatcatAGCACGGCTGAATTATTTCCTAACTATTCCATGGCTTAACAGTTGGGATTTTGCCCTCTAAAACATaaccacaaatttaaaaatatggattttggaaaattaaattttagtaaaaaaaagttaattataaAATCGGCAATTGTTTTccgcgtatcattttttttttaatagtcctTATCAATCCCGGCCGATTTCGCAGAGAATTGATCAGAagcaaatttatagaaaaatttgaGATCTCTTCGAAAATCACAAGGATCTGAACGCAAAagtataagctattgtgtttcatatgtttataggacctttaaaaaaaactctagatttgtattttaaatctaaaaaatctttaaaaaaatattagacgtttttcaaaaaatcatgttttttttttaaataaatggcgtaggggagtgtggggtaatttggacgaaacgaaacgaaacgaaactattggcactacgccccccggggcatggccttcctctaacgtgggatttctgctccagcgcctctgacgagacaggagaaaccgggaccgacgttttacttcaccatccgatagaagctcagtggataaggcgggaatcgaacccgcgtctcatagcatcatcgggatcggcagccgaagccgctacccctgcgccacgagacccacccatttggacaccctaaggaaatattttaaaggaatgtggatgacaccagaggataaaaGAGACCATATTTAATggaaaaatgttattaatttcgataaattttgatgaaaaacccgttttaatcgcaaaaattaaaaggtgtccaaattacccccagatttttgtgtgggggtaatatgaacacccctatggggtaatttggacatgccttgtggggtaatttggacataccttgtggggtaatatggacaccttacgtggggtaatttggacacatgttgaagaataagtttaacatttgattttttgagcatgttttttatccttcaacatGGTTCATGTTTTTAAGTGGTTTTTGttcacaatatttcagcaaaggtttaaataataatgattttttgatagaactataattcaataggaagataacaaatagttcagtgtagtatataTATAGTATAATTTAATCATTCattctgaaatgatttaaacattgattctggattaggtacaagtttaatttttagtgattaaggcaTCGTTTAGATTTATCTAAaccaatctttatatagaaATAATTATCCTGAAActatcaattttttaattttacattccatagcccttcaaatttaaatattattgtaaaccagcatagaaattttaaatgtcaaagaaataaatttaaaacaatcaacattagattctagttgaacaaaaaaagtgcaataaTCAGACATTCATCCATTCGAATATTGAAATACATTTaccctaattaaaaaaaaattggggtaTTGTGAAAGTTCTCAGAACTCACATTccttttttgagtgttttgacatTTAAAATCCCTCTAAATCTATCTAAATCCCTTTCAAAACTCAACCAACcatgaaaattacttttttttacctgacaggtatgtccaaattaccccacacgctatgtccaaattacccccatagcaattgcaatttttgatgataaaaatggataaaatgcacaatatttatacgtacatatctcaggcatcgtcaaAGCAatccccttaaacaaaaattgtccacttttttgccatataatcCATGCAAAACCTAAACCTTATTTCCCAATCCTCAAATATTGgaacttaaggcagtgccaaccggcctttggaaacttctGCATATTATACCAAATCTACTTAACTTATTCCAGCTTTTTCGGTTTGTCCATACTCTTagactagtactagccttatcacttaaattgccgttttcactttatatccgaagaaaagggggtaaaggggtgtccaaattacccccactgtccatattaccccaaactcccctactaCCATCTGAACTATTACCATCCACGGTCATGCATTTTTGGTCATccaaaacatttataaaaatgCTCCAAGATTGTTGTTTTGTGCTTCCGccgtcaggggtgacattgggtctgggggatgagattggatcatacaaaaatattgaaatttgtatgacccaatctaacCCCCATatacccaatgtcacccctgatgacggtataatGTTTTTGTGTTTAGGCCGCTGCAAAATCCTATTCAAAGTTTATCTTCATATATATTGCAGCGATCAGGTTAATCGAACTTTAATCAAATTTCTGACAACCGAGGCTAGTGATAATCGAGTTTAgacaagaactttttttttggtaaatattgtacttagacgaaaaaaaaatcgatcagaAGTTTCGATCTCaagttgcattttttcaaatattcagatgCCCTGTGTGAGcaaatcaaaacataaataataaataaacgaATTATTGTCAGTTaaacttttgattatttattCGATATATAGCTCATACTTTTTGTCGCAGGTACATGTGTTATCAGAATGTCATAATTTTCCGGGTACTCCTTAAACTCCACTATTGCTGCGAATCCAGTCACGTGCCGCAGCCACCCTCGAGTACACACCAGGATAGTTGGCCTGAGCACAGCCCAAACCCCACGAAACAACTCCAACGAGCTTCCCGTTGGCAACCAACGGACCTCCGGAATCACCCTGGCAGGCGTCCTTACCTCCAGCTTGATATCCAGCGCAGAGCATCCGACCGGTAACTCCTCCATACCGAGCATACGCCGAGTTACACTGGTTCTGATTGTACGCCGGTACGTACGCGGCCCGCAGATTCGCCCGTGACTCGCTGACGCTCTGCGTGTTACCCCATCCGGTCACCTCACACAGCGTTCCGTCCTGGACCGTTTCGTTCTGCGCTGGCAACGGAATAACCGCTGCGTTGCTTCCCAGCGAGATGGCACTCTTCAGCTCCAGCAGGGAGTAGTCGTAGTCGATCGTGTTGCGGTTGTACGACGAATGCTGCACGATCCGCTTAATGGAGATGACCGAGCCACCGGAGGCGTGCTTGGAGGATCCCGCCCGGATGCGGAGGTTCGACACGGAAGCTCCGTCGGTACAGTGAGCGGCCGTGAGGATCCACTTGGGCGAGATGATGGATCCACCGCAGATGTGGGAACCGCGGGATTGGAGGGAAACTTGGTGGGGAGCGTCGGCGATGCTGATCTCGAAACCTCCCACGATGCGGTATCCTCTTGGAAGAATAGATCCGAAGTCGGTTCCGTAGTGTGGTCGAGGTAGGAGGTCGCTTTCGCCGCCTAGAACGGCTCCAACTAGCAGAACACTGCACAGAACCAACGAGTTGAACATTATGGCGAAGGTGTTTTCTCACTGGGATTCGAAAGTATGAATCCCTCATCCCGCGGTCCGATACCTTTTATATCAATCACAATGGATCACACGTGCGCTTGAGGGATTCTTATCACCCTTCAAACCAACTCGTATGGCACGAGGACCAAGATGTGTGACGCGCGTTGGCGCGACGTCCTGAAGTGGTGTCACAATGTAATCCTTCCTCAAATAGGTATACACTTAGCACTGGTGGAAGTcgtatttttgttgttgaaagaAAGTGGGTTTTTTCTGGCGCGTTGCCAACTTGGGATTTCCCTGTCTATTGGTTGGGATTAGCTTGAACGATTGATTAAGACTAAGCTCAGGGATCAATTTAAATCGTTTTATTATAGTTCATAGATTTTTTGTCCTCAAACTCCACTGCTACTTCGGATCCAATCACGTACGGCAGCTACTCGGGCGTAAACTCCAGGCATTTCGGGTTTAGCACACTCGACACCCCACGATATGACCCCGACGAGCTTACCATTGGCAACCAACGGACCACCCGAATCTCCCTGACAGGAGTCCTTACCTCCTTCCGGGTATCCGGCACAGATCATACGATCGGTGACGCCCCCGAAGATTGCATATGCATCGTTGCACTGCATTTGATTGAAGATTGGAACTTTTGCCGCCCGTAAGATTTCCCCGGACTCTGAGGCGCTCTATGGAGTAAATAGGACCGTTATGACTTCCCCCCAAACAGCCGGTCTCACAAGCATACCTGTGTGTTACCCCATCCGGAAACCGTACAGATCGTTCCGTCCGCAACGGACTCACCCTGCTCCGGCAACGCCACGGCCTTCGCATATTTCCCCAACAAAATCCCTCTCCTCAGCTCAACCAGCGCGTAATCGTAGTCCACACCGGAGTCCCGGTACAAGGGATGCACCACGACCCGCCTAACCCGAATCAACGATCCGCCGGAAGCGTGCTTGGAAGATCTCGCTCGGACGTGGAAGCTCGACGCGGAAGACGTTAGGATACAGTGTGCCGCAGTCAGAATCCATCTCCGCGAGATGATGGACCCACCGCAGATGTGAGATTTTGAAAACTGCAACGAAACCTGGTACGGAGCATCGGCGATGCTGATCGGGACACCTCCGACGATGCGGTTTGCCGTTGCCGATCCATGCAGGGGTCGTGTAGGGGGTTTTTGGAGGGGTGTCTCGCCATTCGACAAACCTGAAGCTATGCTGAACAGTAGAAGTAGGTTGAACATCGCAACGAAAGTGCTTCGATGTGGGGGAATAGAACGATCAGCTCGATACCTTCGTAACAAGCAGTAATATCGATTGGTTCTTGCTGATATCAGCTCTTTGAAGTattgttttccaaatttctgtTTATTTATCGTGATACCAGCAACAGCTAATCCAATTAGTCACAACTGATAAGTGCTTTTACAAACCGTCATCGCTGTTTAATAGCTTGGTGATCGACCTCCAAGCTTAGTACGCTCCTAACCCTACTTTAAAATGAATCTCCCCATCTTACTTGCGATCCTCTGTCTTGGGACGATAGCCTCCTGCAATGATCGCTTCTCCGTGCGCAAGCGGCTCATCGTGGGCGGAGACAAGATCGACATCGGACAAGTCCCCTACCAGGTGATCATACAACTTGGGGACATGGTCGTGTGTGGAGGATCGATGATCGCGCCCTCCTGGATCCTGCTGGCCTCGCACTGCTTGTGGGACATCCGCGGGTACGAACATCTGCTGGAGGTTCGAGCCGGATCGAAGAATCGGCTGCACGGTGGCGAGGTTCGGACCGTAAAGTGGTCAACGCTGCACCCGAAATATGATCGCGTGCACCTGCATCACGATATTGCACTGCTGTTCCTGAATCACCCGATGGTGTTTGGGGACAATATCAAGTGCATCCGAATACCGCCGCAGGATTACATGCCACGGGCAATGGACGATGGGTTCGTGGCGGGTTGGGGATTGACGAACGCGGATCACGACAGGACTAAGGCGTCTAACTATCCGAAGGAACTGCTCGGTGTGAAGCTGCCGGTGTTGGGCTTCAAGACGTGCAACCGCTGGTATAACAACTACACCTTGTACCAGGATACGCAGTTCTGCGCTGGATATCCGGAAGGGAAGCGGGATGCCTGCGTTGGAGACTCCGGTGGACCGTACGTCGTCGGTAGACAGCAGGTTGGGATCGTGTCGTGGGGACTGTCCTGTGCAAAGCCCAGACAACCTGGAGTATTTACGGACGTCGGCATGTACCGGAACTGGATCGAAACTACCATGTTCAAAATACAGGGATCGTCGCGTGGTCTAAAGTGTAAGGCATACTTCTGAGGCAGTGATCAATAAAGAATCAAAAACTTGCTAACGGCTTTTATTCATCAACAGTTCATACGATCATTCTCAACTACAAGATCAATCCACTTGCGCATCCTACCGACGTTCGTATAAACCCCGGGATCTCCATAGCTGGCACATCCCGACCCCCACGACACGATCCCCACCAAGCGATCGTCCTGCACGAAAGGTCCCCCCGAATCCCCTTGGCACGCATCCCGCAAACCTTGATGATCCTCGGCGCAGAACATGTTCCGTGTAACATGGTGTTTCCCGTACCTGAAGCGACACTCTTTCTGATCAACGATTGGTACGATCGTAGCACGGACGTACTCCGGGTAGAAATTTTCCAAGGGGTCCGTACGACCCCAGCCGCTGATCCGACCAAGCGATCCGGTTTTAGGTTTGAACGAAGCCGGAGCTAACGCAATACACCGAATGCAGGGTGTGATCTTCAAAGGACTGATCAGTAGGAGTCCTACATCAAAGTCGAATGAGGGACGCTTGTAGTTTGGATGCAGGAACAACCGCTTTACAGAACTGATCGTACCAGATTGTGTCCGTTTTGGTGATCCAGCTCGAACGATCAAGTCCTTAGGACCATACCTGTCGATACAGTGAGCTGCCGTCAGAATCCAGCTTGGAGCTATGATCGATCCTCCACAGATGAAGCTTTTCTGAGCCATAAGAGCTACCAAGTAAGGGAATGGACATACCGACATTGTGATTCGTACTGAAAGACTCAAGCTACCTTCAAGTTACACTAACTAACCGTGTAATTCCTTCTACTTCCCAAAGTTAATTTCACACCTTTAAATTCCAGTCACTTGCGCAAACAACCCGTGCTGCCCACCACAACTGCGTCCACTGGAAGCAATCCCAGCCAATCTACCAGAGCAAGCCAACGGTCCACCGGAGTCTCCCTGGCATGTCCGCAACCCATTCCCTCCGGCGCACAGGATATTCGCCGTCTCACACCTCGAACAGGGCGCCTTACAAACGCCCGGATCAACCAACGGTATAATCACCCCGTGCAACTCCCCCACCGGTCTCCCCTGCATCAATCCCCACCCCGAACCGCCCAACCagctttagcattttagcaacgcaaaattaaaattcacatCGTTCCAGTCGGGATGAACCACCATCCTCTCCACCAACCTAGTCCAACCTCCCTTATGCGGATGCACAGATCCGGCCCTAACCTCAATGTCCGCCGCGTCAAAGCTCCGAACGCAGTGGGCCGCCGTCAGAACCCACCAGGTCGTGACGAGGGAACCGTCGCAAAAGTGACCTTGGTGATGCTGAGCGACACTCCAGGAAGGTGTCGGGATCGGATCGCACTGGATTCGGGAAGCGAATAAGCAATGTAATTGTGAAAATTAGAGGGTTAATAATGTTCGGCATGGTCTGCAAGCGAAGATCTTAACTAAAGTGCGATCACTTTCTTTGACAAGAATACCGTGCTGAAACACTTCAACTCAATTACTACGAAAAGTTAGCATGTAAAATCGATTTTCACAGGTTAATTGAAATgcacattttgaaatgttacagcTACAATTTAGTATTTTAACAACAAAAGTCACGCGTTAAATGTGGGAACTGCAAAGAAAAGCACACGACGAATTTCCTGGTTTTTTTAATGCTGATTTTAAAAGTTTGATCTTCTCTTTATGTCCACaatgataatttgtttttttttttgtttttttggatgATTGGGATGGatcaaatacacacacacagctgAGAAAATTATATTGTATTGGTTcgacaatagagctttatgacgtttcgcgtacgcactcTAGTGCATCATTAGGTTTTGCTCCCTGACAAAATAcacaatacatacgcacgtagattactgtatcgagaaattgaaagtgagagtgtgtgcgtgcaacatggagttaaacttttcaaagtgtcatggtaaccttcacagcaacttcatagaaagtttaactccatgttgcacacactctcacttttaatttctcgatacaatTTTGTCAGCTAAGTAAGTTAAATATGGAACTCGGAAAGAACGCGGTCAACAGAAGTTGCGCATTcacatttcaagaatttttaaaattcttaaagtttttaaaatttttaaaattcttaaaattttgcaaacaaatttaaacttccacatgttaacatttatttaaattctttaaattttaaaattctagaaatttttaaaattcttaaaaaatttaaaattcttaaaaattttaaaatacttgaaatttttaaaactaatctaatctaattagattagattagattaaaattcttgaaatttttaaaagtgtaaaaaaaattaaaattcttgatagatttaaaatttttaaaattcttgaaatttttaaaactgttaaaaaatttaaaattcttaaaagatttaaaatttttaaaattttaaaattcctcaaaattttaaaatttcatatttttttgaacttttttaaattcttgaaattcttggaaCTCTTGAAATTCATAAACATcttcaaattgttaaaattcctaaaattctcaaaactcttgaaatatttagaattcattaagaactcttgaaattcttaaaattcttagagctctt
Protein-coding sequences here:
- the LOC6038908 gene encoding trypsin-1 produces the protein MFNLLLLFSIASGLSNGETPLQKPPTRPLHGSATANRIVGGVPISIADAPYQVSLQFSKSHICGGSIISRRWILTAAHCILTSSASSFHVRARSSKHASGGSLIRVRRVVVHPLYRDSGVDYDYALVELRRGILLGKYAKAVALPEQGESVADGTICTVSGWGNTQSASESGEILRAAKVPIFNQMQCNDAYAIFGGVTDRMICAGYPEGGKDSCQGDSGGPLVANGKLVGVISWGVECAKPEMPGVYARVAAVRDWIRSSSGV
- the LOC6038910 gene encoding trypsin-1 translates to MLRQLFLCSVLLFGAVLGDDSLPELRPRPRFNATESGSSSNGSGHRIVGGFVINIADAPHQVSLQFRLRHICGGSIISSKWVLTAAHCTELASSPQQLRVRVGSARHALGGAVIPVKRIVQHPLYDSVSIDYDYSLLELQRAIWLGRNAAVVPLPVQGESVPDGTLSLVTGWGNTQSTSESQVLLRAAYVPTFNQNGCNSAYSVYGGVTDRMICAGFAAGGRDACQGDSGGPLVANGKLIGVVSWGIGCAQANYPGVYARVAAVRDWIRTNSGV
- the LOC6038907 gene encoding trypsin-1 — translated: MNLPILLAILCLGTIASCNDRFSVRKRLIVGGDKIDIGQVPYQVIIQLGDMVVCGGSMIAPSWILLASHCLWDIRGYEHLLEVRAGSKNRLHGGEVRTVKWSTLHPKYDRVHLHHDIALLFLNHPMVFGDNIKCIRIPPQDYMPRAMDDGFVAGWGLTNADHDRTKASNYPKELLGVKLPVLGFKTCNRWYNNYTLYQDTQFCAGYPEGKRDACVGDSGGPYVVGRQQVGIVSWGLSCAKPRQPGVFTDVGMYRNWIETTMFKIQGSSRGLKCKAYF
- the LOC6038909 gene encoding trypsin-1; the encoded protein is MFNSLVLCSVLLVGAVLGGESDLLPRPHYGTDFGSILPRGYRIVGGFEISIADAPHQVSLQSRGSHICGGSIISPKWILTAAHCTDGASVSNLRIRAGSSKHASGGSVISIKRIVQHSSYNRNTIDYDYSLLELKSAISLGSNAAVIPLPAQNETVQDGTLCEVTGWGNTQSVSESRANLRAAYVPAYNQNQCNSAYARYGGVTGRMLCAGYQAGGKDACQGDSGGPLVANGKLVGVVSWGLGCAQANYPGVYSRVAAARDWIRSNSGV
- the LOC6038906 gene encoding trypsin-4, which gives rise to MSVCPFPYLVALMAQKSFICGGSIIAPSWILTAAHCIDSSVKRLFLHPNYKRPSFDFDVGLLLISPLKITPCIRCIALAPASFKPKTGSLGRISGWGRTDPLENFYPEYVRATIVPIVDQKECRFRYGKHHVTRNMFCAEDHQGLRDACQGDSGGPFVQDDRLVGIVSWGSGCASYGDPGVYTNVGRMRKWIDLVVENDRMNC